The genomic segment gagatacactgtgttcatactgttttactcaaactcaaaatgaaatattctaatattttgagatgggtttttttatgtttttgtactgtatgccatactgattaaaattaaaatagaaaaatgcttgaaacattttagtttatgtgtaatgagtctataatatataacattttcactttcttaaataactgatggaaaatattgaagtttttcacaatattccaattttttgagatgcgctagtatgtgtgtgtgtgtgtgtgtgtgtgtgtagtagcgCCATCTGGCGGTAAGTAAAAACCGgaagtgtatgtctctctctctcggaagaGGAAGGGGTGGTGTGTTTTTCACCAACCCATGATCGTGTTCTTCTGTCTGGAGCAAAAGGGCAAAGAGGTCCAAAGTGCAGTTTTGCAGCCTGCCGCGGTTCCTCAGAGTATTTTATCCACCTTGTGGGTgtaaaacatgtctgaaagcatgaTGCTGTACTGGGGCTCGGGATCTCCTCCATGCTGGAGAGTCCTGATCGCTCTGGAGGAGAAGAACCTGCAGGGGTTTCAACACAAACTGCTCTCTTTCGATAAAGGAGAGCACAAGAGTGAGGAGGTGATGAAGCTGAACCCGAGAGGACAGGTGATCAACACCACACAGACCAAAGGATTCTCATTTCTGCTTCATTTCTTCATGTAGAACTGATCCAGcactttatacacacactatatgatAAAACACATTCATATAACTCACACCATCACAGGACTAGGACTTATTCatctgtctgtttgtttattgAGCTTCCAACCTTTAAACATGGAGATGTGGTGGTGAATGAATCCTTCGCTGCCTGCTTGTATCTGGAGGTAAGGGGAACATGGAGCCTGCACTGCTCAGGGGAAAGGGTCGCCAGGTGACGTCATACACTCATTTCCATAGCCAGTGAATGGTCAGAGCGTGGATGCAGATCAGAAGGTGTTCCATGAAATATAATCATGACTTCATGATGAATTATGTCATGATTCACTTTTCTGAGACTTTGACCATCTTAtgaggtttatttatttaactacaAACTCACTGGAAGCAGCtgatgagatgtttaaaaaatttggactttttatttattttttagagttTAAAATGTTTGCAGTattaaattttttaaattaacCAGAGACacgtgcaggtctgagctcagcctttgatGTCAGGATTCGAACCAAGGACATAAAATCTGTTATAGTCCTAGATAGCGCTTTCGACCACTCAACCATGGAGGATTATATCACAAACTGAGGTTATGTAAATGTGGCACTTACACAGCCAGTACACGGTGGCGCCGCATCACAACCGTGTAATCGCTCcctgaggctggcacgccaattacattcttaaccTCGCTCAAACTTGGTTAAACACGCGCATACAGAAAAGTGCCTCGATAGGCTTCACCCAAAGGCTGAGCTGATAAtctaacttatttatttttatagacTCTATATAAATCATTGAGCAGGTTTTTTATGCAAAATCACTTGGAACTCATGAGCCAACTTTTATACTGTGagacatacactactgttcaaaagtttggggtcacccagacaattttgtgttttccatgaaaagtcacacttttatttcccaccataagttgtaaaacgaatagaaaatatagtcaagacatttttctggccattttgagcatttaatcgaccccacaaatgtgatgctccagaaactcaatctgctcaaaggaaggtcagttttatagcttctctaaagagctcaactgttttcagctgtgctaacatgattgtacaagggttttctaatcatccattagccttctgaggcaatgagcaaacacattgtaccattagaacactggagtgagagttgctggaaatgggcctctatacacctatggagatattgcaccaaaaaccacacatttgcagctagaatagtcatttaccacattagcaatgtatagagtggatttctgattagtttaaagtgatctgcattgaaaagaacagtgcttttctttcaaaaataaggacatttcaaagtgaccccaaacttttgaacggtagtgtattttataTCACAGAACTGCTTTTCAGAATCCTGATGTTTTTGTTATATTGCTCAGCCACGTTCTAGCTGTCTAGTATGTAACATAAACACcttgtgtaaagtgtgtgtgtgtgtgtgtgtagaatcaGTTTAAGTCTCAGGGCACTCAGCTGATTCCGGATGATGTGAAGGAGCAGGCGCTCGTGTTGCAGCGTGCGTTTGAGGCCCTCGCACTGCAGCagaaaatgtgtatgtataataacacTGTACGCATTTTAATATCATATTAGCTTTGCAGGTCTACTGCATTTAGCATTAATACATTATTTACCATCATTATAATTAATCTTATAGAGTGAAGCgaataaaactttttaaaaatgCCTCCAGATTATTTTAAGATAATTTATTTTGCCAAGTCCCTGCACAGTTTATCACTGCAGTGTTTTTTGCTTTCAGAAGCATTTCTGTGTGCACACTTTAATCTGTTGAAAGACAGAGGTGATGTTTGTGCCTGCTTTGATATTGCCAAATTTTATGAATTAATTTGTCATTGCACTATGTTACAATAAGCGAATCTATATTCATCTGACAACAGATGACAGTTCTTGGAACAGCAACTGTACACAAACAAATgcgtatcttcttcttcttttggctgctcctgattaggggtcgccacagcagatctttcgtctccattgctccctgtcttctgcatccttctctaccacacctgccactttcatgtcctctctcaccacatccatgtatctcctctttggccttcctcgttttcatttgcctggcagctccatcctcaacattctccttcccacatgctctgcatctcttctcaggatgtgcccagaccatctcagtctcatctctcttagcttcattcccaagctctccacatgtgctgtccctctgatgtgctcgttccttatcctgtccaacctcccatcacaaaccttaacatcctcaactccgccacctccaactttgcctcctgtctcttcgttaagggtacggtctccaatccatacatcacagctgctctcactactgtcttatacatcttacctttcacttctgctgggactttcctatcacaaatgactcccgaaatccttctccacctgctccaccctgcctgcactctctttctcacctcactatcgcagcccccattttcctgcacagttgaccccaggtacttgaattcaccaactttctttccgtctactccttgcatcttcactacactctcatccccattctcattgatgcacatgtattctgttttgctcctgctcaacttcattcctcttcattccagtgcatccctccatctctccaaacccaactcaacctcctttctactttcaccacatatcacaatatcatccgcaaacatcatgttccatggtgactcttgcctcacttcgtccatcaagctatccatcactatggcaaacaagaaaggactcaaagcagatccttgatggagtcccaccttcaccttcaaccattcagttgttccaactgcacacctcactgctgtttcactgttctcagacatgtcttgcaccactctaatatacttctcattcactccactctttctcatacaataccataactcatctctcggcactctatcgtatgccttctccaggtctacaaacacacaatgtagctttctctggccttccctgtacttctccattaacattcttaaagcaaaacttgcatccgacgtgctcttccttggcataaacccatactgctgttcacattgCTACCTcgcttctcaatctcacctccaataccctttcccataaattCATGGtgcggctcatcaattttatccctctgtaattactgcagctctgtacatctcccttattcttgtatattgggacgagcacactctttctccattcatttggcattttctcattctctaggaactccacagccgtctcacccaaacatctccaagcctcaatcgggataccatctggtccgactgctttcccagtcttcattcttttcatggctgccctcacctcatccttactaaccaactctgcttcctgatttgctgtcgccagcgaatctgaccttttctctcttggattctcctcatttaataaatcctcaaagtactctttccaccttcttaatacactctctgtcagcacatttccatttttcatcactcttacctgctgtgcatccctcgcttccctgtttctctgcctagctagtctgtacaggtctttctctccttctttggtctccagtctttcatacaactcctggtatgcatctgctttcgccttcattaccgttctttttgccttctgtcttgtctctctgtagttatattgttaactacagtgtCACTTAAATTGTATGGCCTGAAATTAGTagtttatttttggggtttttttgataGTTTCAATTTTGAAATTGTTGCtgctacatattgcaggtgtgcatgtgtctattgtGGGCTTTTTCCTCATTaatttttgctacagtattaaataggaagctaggattatttttgttaatcTTTTAGGATGGAGAGATACATTGATCTAgtcgcactaagagcttttctttacttcaggaggctctccttccatgctaatcggaatactatcaattttgtttgatTCCATTTTAAGttctaattttcaagtggtctgttttcagGTACAAGTGTAATCCTTATACCAGCGTGCTAATTTTTTTCTTCTctaatcatttttattttaagtgGAGCTATATCTGAAGTATAGCAGAACGTTGACACtccgcattcagttgcctgatgaaGTTCTGTGGGATCTAACTGTTgtccaaagttgataactctaggagactatttataaaactttgtgcagtagttgatgtgaagctACTGTGAAATGTACAAtggcaaggtgcatatattattgctcagtcatattttgaatgagataatgatctgcggtagcttcagactgtggaagtgtgactatatttttctatatttaaaccaaaagttagcATTAGATCAAGAATGTGACCACCAttgtgggtcggtcctatgacgttctgattaacccctactgaatctagaatggacacgaaCACTGTTTTCCGAGGGCCTTCTGAGTTATCAAAGTGATTATTAAAGTCTCTAACAACTaaggctttgtctaaggaaataaccaggtctgagatgaaatccgcaaattcagaaagaaacggcatgtggccccgggggcctgtaaataataagtaacagaatggATTGGGTAGACTTTTTTGTGGCTATATGTGGTATTAGTAACGAAGAACTTCAAACATATTGGATTCGTGACCAGGTTTTTattttacacctagataatcattatgaaTAACTGCAATGTCTCCTCTTCTGCCagatagatgaggctggtgtatataactgtatccaggaagactagcttcatttaaaggaatagaaaatgcaaaGTAAATCCATGCacgggttggtagcttgtaatattgagagcctgtaagaaaagtttcaggcatgtttgaccatttataagaaagttgtgagcgtttttgtgTCGCTGCTCTGatgccaccaggaggctgccatgttgtctgttggaagggcgatgctctcgactcattcatgaaaaacatcATCAAGATGTCCCCAGGGtcgcctaccgtaattaccgtggtagacagtTCAGCCCCCACGGCAACGCAGAAAAAGGGTAAACAACCACTGcgttactatacaggattcatgtgagcATTACCTGAGGATGCACTTGTACAGAAAAAGGAGGAAATATTGGCAGAAACACTGCTGGTATTGTATGGATTTATTTGgcaaaattcatacatgtaaaaggtACAGTATAAATAACACAgaggacaacacaaagtataaaatacacttatttccaatgtggtcctcttgatgacagcaggaaacaataaaatataagagacaagaataaattgacaaaattgtataaacaataatgaaaaagtcataaacaaaaaatatatgctAACTGTATCACAGAatacaactagattacagaaataacaccaaaatgattaaaattagttatatacacaaaataaaactgggttttatttatttaaaaaactgtttcacctgtttcttaaaatgatcacgtgtttgactagattgcagtgatggaggtcggctattccacaaacaCATTCCTGTAAACCTAAAAGAACTCCgaatggtttccgtaaagtgCGACGTCACTTACAGCACACAGCCgtattcgacaaaatggaccacaGCACCAGCGACGTTTCTTTATTGATTTCCCCGACTATTTTGGACTGATGATAAACAGTgataaacaggcggcacggtggtgtagtggttagcgctgtcgcctcacagcaagaaggtcctgggttcgagccccgtggccggcgagggcctttctgtgtggagtttgcatgttctccccgtgtccgcgtgggtttcctccgggtgctccggtttcccccacagtccaaagacatgcaggttaggttaactggtgactctaaattgagcgtaggtgtgaatgtgagtgtgaatggttgtctgtgtctatgtgtcagccctgtgatgacctggcgacttgtccagggtgaaccccgcctttcgcccgtcgtcagctgggataggatccagctcgcctgcgaccctgtagaacaggataaagcggctagagatgatgagatgagatcgtgataaacaagcattaccatatcaattagttacacacaagtgaacaatatttatagagttgttttagttagtcattactgaggcttttctgacaaacactgaatcaaagcaagacacccaacaaacatcaagctgcttagctgcatcagcagttattacgtttatgcccaaaggaactcaaaataacatatcacgcttaataaaaaagttagggaagccataaagtgttttcttaccctttgaacttctcttttgcggactactgaccaTGTTCTCATTTGTCTCTTCTGCTTTTTGGCcgaagattgtgggaaccgcatctggaCTCAGCGCTGGCGTGTACGGTATTCCTAATGCTGGTGCATctgagttgtttgagtgaaacaattttcttcaaaatgttccgagcacacgagctgcataaagcagtgtttgtttcccctctttctgcgttgccacaggggttggactgtctaccacggtaattaTGGTAAGCCTGGTGATGTCTCaatgaggaagtttttcatgaatgagctgAGCGCATGCTAACGAGTGCTTATGCTGTCAGGAATGTGTAAAAACTTGTGCACTTGCCTCTTTGACAGATTTAGGCAAGTTAGATTgcatgcagatctgtttgtaggttgtctagcGAGGTTACAGTCCGCAGAATGAGGCGTCACGGCAGCACGACTTGTACcagggatataaatatgaaaagttgccTCCCCCATTCAGTCACATAAGAGCACATCAGCTGTTCACGCttccctcgctgtttatcagcgacatcagtattatctttccccctccacttttttgttagagaaatggaatttcaatttttttcatataaacttaatCTCCAGCCAgaggcagcttcaagtcttacttgCTATGTGGAGCTTCTGTGTCTTGCACCCAGATTACATCAGAGCACTGCCAGAAACGATcagggggatttttctgattggctaaaatattttcaatggtggCATCAATGAAATcctccattctgcatagaaactgactttcggagATGGATATCTTGGTTGtatgagctccttattttcaattattcgcaTGAATCATTAGTTTATATCATAAgctatcttcataactgtattttaaaaatgggctttcttttcttttaatgctACATACTCGTTCATCGTTCGTCAGGTTAAATGGCCTGCCACTAATCAGAAGAAGGAGTGCTGCCAGTTTAATAAGGATGTTGACCAGATCCTTCAAGTCACAGCCAGAGGGGATGTTGACCA from the Neoarius graeffei isolate fNeoGra1 chromosome 2, fNeoGra1.pri, whole genome shotgun sequence genome contains:
- the LOC132882274 gene encoding glutathione S-transferase A-like isoform X1, whose protein sequence is MSESMMLYWGSGSPPCWRVLIALEEKNLQGFQHKLLSFDKGEHKSEEVMKLNPRGQLPTFKHGDVVVNESFAACLYLENQFKSQGTQLIPDDVKEQALVLQRAFEALALQQKMYESLFYNHVVPEPERQESALKRHMENLKTEITLWEGYLQKMGKGSFLAGRNFSMADVIFFPVFAFLPRFGLSKERYPNLMEYYEMLKERPSIKASWPPHWADKATAGDTLKDL